One Deltaproteobacteria bacterium genomic window carries:
- a CDS encoding YafY family transcriptional regulator: protein MRRADRLFQIVEFLRRSKRSAVTAEQLANRLSVSVRTIYRDLADLSRSSVPIRAEAGIGYALDKGFDIPPLMFSASETEALVLGARMVAAYSDVQLTESATSALAKIEAVLPEIMKSRLVNSRLFALSFNIARPKPELFKVLHSAIETHNFVNLIYQRQDGARSKRKVRPLFLAFMIPHWLLTAWCELRGAFRNFRLDRIINFSINKNTFHDEPGKTLDDFMKQIEQN, encoded by the coding sequence ATGCGTCGCGCTGATCGTTTATTTCAGATTGTCGAATTTTTACGTCGCAGTAAACGATCAGCCGTTACCGCTGAGCAATTGGCCAATCGTTTAAGTGTATCAGTACGAACCATTTATCGCGATTTAGCCGACCTTAGTCGTTCTAGTGTGCCCATTCGTGCTGAAGCTGGCATTGGTTATGCTCTTGATAAGGGCTTTGACATACCACCGTTAATGTTTTCTGCTAGCGAAACAGAAGCTTTGGTTTTAGGTGCACGCATGGTGGCTGCCTACTCTGATGTGCAACTAACCGAATCTGCCACCAGTGCCTTAGCAAAAATAGAAGCAGTACTACCAGAGATCATGAAATCGCGATTAGTCAATTCGCGCTTGTTTGCGCTATCATTTAATATTGCACGCCCCAAACCTGAACTTTTTAAAGTGTTGCATAGCGCTATAGAAACACATAATTTTGTAAATTTAATTTATCAGCGGCAAGATGGGGCACGTTCAAAACGTAAGGTTAGACCTTTATTTTTGGCCTTCATGATACCACATTGGCTACTTACCGCTTGGTGTGAATTACGTGGTGCTTTTCGCAACTTTCGTCTTGATCGAATAATAAATTTTTCAATCAACAAAAATACTTTTCACGACGAGCCCGGTAAAACCCTTGATGATTTCATGAAACAAATCGAACAAAATTAA
- a CDS encoding VOC family protein gives MRYNKTIPIIITEQLEKVKEFYTKLLNFSVTFDHPEYLALKHKTNSDLEVGFMKPQPGQAIYNSGLFLGFDVTDVDAEYKRLIADGAIIFQPLSDKPWGDRSFAIQDPIGVTLYFCTPIEPSGEFKKYFK, from the coding sequence GTGCGTTATAACAAAACTATTCCCATTATAATTACAGAACAGCTAGAAAAGGTTAAAGAATTTTACACGAAACTTTTAAATTTTTCGGTAACCTTTGACCACCCAGAGTATTTAGCATTAAAACATAAAACCAACTCAGATCTTGAAGTTGGTTTTATGAAACCACAACCAGGCCAAGCTATCTACAACAGTGGCCTGTTTCTCGGATTTGATGTAACAGATGTTGATGCTGAATATAAAAGATTAATTGCTGATGGTGCTATAATATTTCAGCCGCTTTCTGATAAACCATGGGGAGATCGCAGTTTTGCTATTCAAGACCCTATTGGGGTGACTTTATATTTTTGCACCCCTATTGAACCTTCTGGCGAATTTAAGAAATATTTTAAATAG
- a CDS encoding DUF4032 domain-containing protein, with amino-acid sequence MTEKYGLTALQVSPEHPDFLDLPWSQPLARWSEHCNRLIEVERGISRHTVLFTQYKNAIYAIKELPPEVSKREYEALRWLEENGLPAVVPAGHARVITEEGETSILITRFLDDSLPYRTLFQNPGLERYRTRLLDSIAALLVRLHLAGFFWGDFSLSNTLFRRDAGQLQAYLVDAETSETHETLSDGQREHDLIILEENVTGELADVAAFSQLASMFDLYETGPEIRRRYTRLWNEINREVLMTPDESWRIHDRIRALNALGFSVGEVELEATGDGSRLRMRTIVTDRDYYRHLLHNLTGLVAEDRQAEVMVNEIHELRATLIRTEGRNIPLSIAGYRWLNERYKPTAQHLAPLVGKRGMPAELYCQLLEHKWFLSERAGSDVGLEAATSDYLKRFEPRN; translated from the coding sequence GTGACTGAAAAATATGGCTTAACAGCACTGCAAGTAAGTCCTGAACACCCAGACTTTTTAGATTTGCCTTGGTCACAGCCTTTAGCCAGGTGGTCTGAACACTGCAACCGCTTAATCGAGGTTGAGCGTGGTATATCACGGCATACGGTTTTATTTACTCAATATAAGAATGCAATTTATGCCATTAAAGAATTACCACCTGAGGTAAGCAAACGCGAATATGAAGCTTTGCGTTGGCTTGAAGAAAATGGCTTGCCTGCAGTTGTTCCGGCTGGTCACGCTCGTGTAATTACTGAAGAAGGCGAAACTAGTATCCTGATTACTCGCTTTTTAGATGACTCGCTGCCTTATCGCACTTTATTTCAAAACCCCGGTCTTGAACGTTATCGTACCCGACTTCTTGATTCCATAGCCGCTCTGCTTGTACGTTTGCATTTAGCTGGTTTCTTTTGGGGAGATTTTTCTTTATCAAATACCTTATTTCGCCGCGATGCTGGACAACTGCAAGCCTACTTAGTTGATGCTGAAACCTCTGAAACCCATGAAACTCTCAGCGATGGTCAGCGTGAACATGATTTAATTATTCTTGAAGAGAATGTAACAGGCGAGCTTGCAGATGTGGCGGCTTTTTCACAGCTCGCCTCAATGTTCGACCTTTATGAAACTGGACCCGAGATAAGACGCCGTTACACACGATTATGGAATGAGATTAATCGTGAAGTACTCATGACCCCTGATGAAAGCTGGCGTATTCATGACCGCATTCGCGCTCTTAATGCTTTAGGTTTTTCGGTTGGCGAAGTTGAACTTGAAGCAACAGGTGATGGTAGCCGTTTACGCATGCGCACTATCGTAACTGATCGTGATTATTATCGTCATTTGTTGCATAATCTCACAGGTTTAGTTGCAGAAGACCGCCAAGCTGAAGTTATGGTTAATGAAATTCATGAGTTACGCGCGACACTAATTCGCACCGAAGGTCGTAACATTCCTCTAAGCATTGCGGGATATCGCTGGCTTAATGAACGTTATAAACCAACAGCCCAGCATCTAGCACCATTGGTTGGCAAACGCGGTATGCCTGCTGAATTATACTGTCAGTTGCTTGAGCATAAATGGTTTCTTTCTGAACGTGCTGGTAGTGATGTAGGCTTAGAAGCAGCAACTTCTGATTATTTAAAACGCTTTGAACCGCGCAACTAA